In Flammeovirgaceae bacterium 311, one DNA window encodes the following:
- a CDS encoding biopolymer transport protein (COG0811 Biopolymer transport proteins) — protein MFDLFIEGGWLFMSLITLLALAMLFFAAKGASLVYGKGVVPTPGSLYYIRFFGMLALVTGILGQLIGLYEAMKMISKMGEVSQQILAGGIKVSSITTLYGFLVFLIAHFIWFALDMKAGSLATTVERR, from the coding sequence ATGTTTGATCTATTTATTGAAGGCGGATGGCTGTTTATGAGCCTTATTACTTTGCTGGCCCTCGCCATGCTATTTTTTGCTGCAAAAGGAGCTTCCCTTGTTTATGGTAAGGGTGTAGTTCCCACACCGGGCAGCCTGTATTACATCAGGTTCTTTGGTATGCTGGCCCTGGTAACGGGCATATTGGGACAGCTGATAGGTTTGTATGAAGCCATGAAAATGATTTCGAAAATGGGAGAGGTATCGCAGCAAATTTTAGCTGGGGGTATCAAGGTCTCCTCCATCACTACCCTGTATGGATTCCTAGTTTTTCTGATCGCTCATTTTATCTGGTTTGCACTGGATATGAAAGCCGGCTCATTGGCAACAACTGTGGAACGGAGGTAA